Proteins encoded by one window of Lutibacter sp. A64:
- the dnaK gene encoding molecular chaperone DnaK codes for MSKIIGIDLGTTNSCVSVMEGNEPVVIPNAEGKRTTPSIVAFIEGGERKVGDPAKRQAVTNPLKTIYSIKRFMGNKYSESKMEAERVPYKVVKGDNDTPRVDIDGRLYTPQEISAMVLQKMKKTAEDYLGAEVNEAVVTVPAYFNDAQRQATKEAGEIAGLKVSRIINEPTAAALAYGMDKKGTDQKIVVFDFGGGTHDVSILELGDGVFEVLSTDGDTHLGGDDVDQKIIDWLAEEFKADENMDLREDPMALQRLKEAAEKAKIELSSSASTEINLPYVTATASGPKHLVRTLSKSKFEQLIDDLVKRTIEPCKTALNNAGLSTGDIDQVILVGGSTRIPAVQDAVEKFFGKAPSKGVNPDEVVAIGAAIQGGVLTGDVKDVLLLDVTPLSLGIETMGNVMTKLIEANTTIPTKKSQVFSTAADNQPSVEIHVLQGERAMAADNKTIGRFHLDGIPPAQRGVPQIEVTFDIDANGIIKVSATDKATGKSQDIRIEASSGLTEDEIKKMKADAEANADADKNAKEIAEKINGADSMIFQTEKQLKEFGDKLSADKKDPIEAALAELKKAHESKDIAQIDTAMEKINEAWKVASEEMYKAQQEGQPQGAPTGGAGDAQPKNEGDDVEDVDFEEVKEDK; via the coding sequence ATGAGTAAGATTATAGGAATTGATTTAGGAACTACCAACTCTTGTGTTTCTGTAATGGAAGGAAATGAGCCTGTTGTAATTCCTAATGCAGAAGGAAAAAGAACTACACCTTCTATTGTAGCATTTATTGAAGGTGGAGAACGTAAAGTAGGAGATCCAGCAAAAAGGCAAGCGGTTACAAACCCATTAAAAACTATTTATTCTATTAAACGTTTTATGGGTAATAAATATTCTGAATCTAAAATGGAAGCAGAACGTGTACCTTATAAAGTTGTAAAAGGAGATAATGATACACCACGTGTAGATATTGATGGAAGATTATACACACCTCAAGAAATTTCAGCAATGGTGCTTCAAAAAATGAAGAAAACTGCTGAAGATTATTTAGGAGCTGAAGTTAATGAAGCTGTTGTAACTGTACCAGCATATTTTAATGATGCACAACGTCAGGCAACTAAAGAAGCAGGTGAAATTGCAGGTTTAAAAGTGAGTCGTATTATCAACGAACCTACTGCTGCAGCATTGGCGTATGGTATGGACAAAAAAGGAACAGATCAAAAAATTGTTGTTTTTGACTTTGGAGGTGGAACACATGACGTTTCTATCTTAGAATTAGGAGATGGTGTTTTTGAAGTGCTTTCAACCGATGGAGATACACACTTAGGTGGTGATGATGTAGATCAAAAAATTATAGACTGGTTAGCTGAAGAGTTTAAAGCTGACGAAAATATGGATTTACGTGAAGACCCTATGGCTTTACAACGTCTAAAAGAAGCAGCTGAAAAAGCGAAGATAGAATTATCTTCTTCAGCATCAACAGAAATTAATTTACCATATGTAACGGCTACTGCAAGTGGACCAAAACACTTAGTACGTACATTATCTAAATCTAAATTTGAACAATTAATTGATGATTTAGTAAAAAGAACTATAGAGCCTTGTAAAACTGCATTAAATAATGCTGGTTTATCTACAGGAGATATTGATCAAGTTATATTGGTAGGTGGATCAACACGTATTCCAGCTGTTCAAGATGCAGTTGAAAAATTCTTTGGAAAAGCACCTTCAAAAGGAGTAAATCCAGATGAGGTTGTTGCAATTGGAGCAGCTATTCAAGGGGGTGTGTTAACTGGAGATGTAAAAGATGTATTGTTGTTAGATGTTACACCTTTATCTTTAGGTATTGAAACTATGGGGAATGTAATGACTAAGTTAATTGAAGCTAATACAACAATTCCAACTAAAAAGTCGCAAGTATTCTCTACAGCAGCAGACAATCAGCCATCAGTAGAAATTCACGTATTACAAGGTGAAAGAGCAATGGCAGCAGATAATAAAACTATTGGTCGTTTCCATTTAGATGGAATTCCACCAGCACAAAGAGGTGTACCACAAATTGAAGTAACTTTTGATATTGATGCAAATGGTATTATTAAAGTTTCTGCAACAGATAAAGCTACTGGTAAATCTCAAGATATTAGAATTGAAGCTTCTTCTGGTTTAACTGAAGATGAAATCAAAAAAATGAAAGCAGATGCAGAAGCAAATGCAGATGCAGATAAAAATGCTAAAGAAATTGCTGAAAAAATTAATGGTGCAGACTCTATGATTTTCCAAACAGAAAAACAATTAAAAGAGTTTGGTGATAAATTATCAGCAGATAAAAAAGATCCAATTGAAGCAGCTTTAGCAGAACTTAAAAAAGCACACGAATCTAAAGATATTGCACAAATTGATACTGCAATGGAAAAGATAAACGAAGCTTGGAAAGTTGCAAGTGAAGAAATGTACAAAGCACAACAAGAAGGTCAGCCTCAAGGAGCTCCAACAGGAGGTGCTGGTGATGCGCAACCTAAAAATGAAGGTGACGATGTAGAAGATGTAGACTTTGAAGAAGTAAAAGAAGATAAATAA
- a CDS encoding NAD(P)H-dependent flavin oxidoreductase: protein MKSAKLTQLLNITYPIIQAPMFLVSNTAMVIEAMKGGIAGCIPALNYRTLEELRTAIKELKAAKVSGGAFGFNLIVNKSNIKYKDQLEVICEEGVDFIITSLGNPEETIKKAHKHNIKVLCDVTDLKFAKKVEKLGANAIIAVNNLAGGHRGNTSPEVLIPELIQNCTIPIISAGGVGCTNDIYKMLSLGAGGVSVGSPFIASVEAGVTEEYKKACVTYGSKDIVMTERISGTPCTVINTSYVQKIGTKQTWIERILNKNKKLKKWVKMIRFSIGMRATEKAATKATYKTVWVAGPSIEHTTTILPVKDIISKLIN, encoded by the coding sequence ATGAAATCAGCAAAACTTACACAGCTTTTAAATATAACCTACCCAATAATTCAAGCGCCTATGTTTTTAGTTTCAAATACAGCTATGGTAATAGAAGCTATGAAAGGAGGGATTGCGGGTTGTATTCCTGCATTAAATTATAGAACTTTAGAAGAATTAAGAACTGCAATAAAAGAATTAAAAGCGGCTAAAGTTTCTGGTGGAGCGTTTGGTTTTAACCTAATTGTAAACAAGTCTAATATTAAATATAAAGATCAATTAGAAGTTATTTGTGAAGAAGGAGTTGATTTTATTATAACTTCTTTAGGAAATCCTGAAGAAACTATTAAAAAAGCACATAAGCATAATATCAAAGTTTTATGTGATGTAACTGATTTAAAATTTGCAAAAAAGGTAGAGAAATTAGGTGCCAATGCCATTATTGCCGTAAATAATTTAGCTGGAGGTCATAGAGGTAATACTTCTCCAGAAGTGTTAATTCCAGAATTAATTCAAAATTGTACAATTCCTATTATTTCAGCAGGTGGAGTAGGGTGTACTAACGATATTTATAAAATGTTAAGTTTAGGTGCTGGAGGAGTTTCTGTAGGGAGCCCTTTTATTGCTTCAGTTGAAGCTGGTGTTACCGAAGAATATAAAAAAGCCTGTGTCACTTATGGTTCAAAAGATATTGTAATGACAGAACGTATATCCGGAACACCTTGCACAGTAATAAACACTTCGTATGTTCAAAAAATTGGAACGAAACAAACTTGGATAGAACGTATTCTAAATAAAAACAAAAAGTTGAAAAAATGGGTAAAAATGATTCGATTTTCAATAGGAATGCGAGCAACCGAAAAAGCAGCAACTAAAGCAACTTATAAAACGGTATGGGTTGCAGGTCCAAGTATAGAACATACAACTACAATTTTACCTGTTAAAGATATAATTTCTAAGCTTATTAATTAG
- a CDS encoding NAD(P)/FAD-dependent oxidoreductase — translation MNISKTSFPRVVIIGGGFAGLAAVKGLKNQELQIVLIDKHNYHTFQPLLYQVATGGLEPDSIAFPLRKVIKNLPNFFFRLANVLNIDSEKNTIETNIGNLKYDYLIIASGSTTNYFGNTNIKKYSMAMKNVPQSLNLRSLIIENFEDALLAKNIKQRNALMNFVIVGGGPTGVELAGALAEMKKGILPKDYPDLDIRQMQINIIQGSSRLLKAMSEEASEKAEDFLINLGVNIYKNAHVTDYDGFNITTDADLSFEAATVIWAAGVKGAAIKGLKNECIIERVERIKVDEFNKVKSHNNIFAIGDVACMNVSDYPKGHPMMAQPAIQQGQLVAENLIAILNNKPLKPFIYKDKGAMATIGRNKAVVDLKKIKFQGVFAWFVWMFVHLFSLIGFRNKAVVFFNWVYNYIRFDRETRLIIRPFKNKNKDSF, via the coding sequence ATGAATATTTCAAAAACTAGTTTTCCTCGTGTTGTAATTATTGGAGGAGGTTTTGCAGGTCTTGCAGCTGTAAAAGGTTTAAAAAATCAAGAGCTTCAAATAGTTTTAATAGATAAACATAATTATCATACATTTCAACCATTATTATATCAAGTTGCAACAGGAGGTTTAGAACCAGATTCAATTGCTTTTCCACTAAGAAAAGTAATTAAAAATTTACCTAACTTCTTTTTTAGATTGGCTAATGTATTGAATATAGATTCAGAAAAAAATACTATAGAAACTAATATTGGTAACTTAAAATACGATTATTTAATTATAGCATCAGGTTCTACAACAAATTATTTTGGCAATACTAATATTAAAAAATATAGTATGGCTATGAAAAACGTACCACAATCTTTAAATTTAAGAAGCTTAATAATTGAAAATTTTGAAGATGCATTGTTGGCTAAAAATATTAAACAGCGAAATGCCTTAATGAATTTTGTTATTGTAGGTGGTGGACCAACAGGCGTTGAATTAGCAGGAGCGTTAGCTGAAATGAAAAAAGGCATTTTACCCAAAGATTATCCTGATTTGGATATTCGCCAAATGCAAATTAATATAATTCAAGGAAGTAGTAGGTTGTTAAAAGCAATGAGTGAAGAGGCTTCGGAAAAAGCCGAGGATTTTTTAATTAATTTGGGTGTTAATATTTATAAAAATGCACACGTTACAGATTATGATGGTTTTAATATTACAACCGATGCTGATTTATCTTTTGAAGCTGCAACTGTTATTTGGGCTGCAGGAGTAAAAGGTGCAGCGATTAAAGGTTTAAAGAATGAATGTATAATTGAGCGTGTAGAAAGAATTAAAGTCGACGAATTTAATAAAGTAAAAAGTCATAACAATATTTTTGCAATTGGTGATGTTGCCTGTATGAATGTTTCAGATTATCCAAAAGGGCATCCAATGATGGCACAACCTGCAATTCAACAAGGACAACTAGTAGCCGAAAACTTAATAGCAATATTAAATAATAAACCATTAAAACCATTTATATATAAAGATAAAGGAGCAATGGCAACAATTGGAAGAAATAAAGCGGTTGTAGATTTAAAGAAAATTAAATTTCAAGGAGTCTTTGCTTGGTTTGTTTGGATGTTTGTACATTTATTTTCGTTAATTGGTTTTAGAAATAAAGCTGTTGTATTTTTTAATTGGGTTTATAATTATATTCGCTTCGATAGAGAGACGCGCTTAATAATAAGACCTTTTAAAAATAAAAATAAAGATTCTTTTTAA